The sequence cacaCGTTGAATTGCAAGAAATTCCATATAAAATTGTATCGGAATGCCCTTTACGTTCCGTGGACTTGAAAACACCATTTTTAAGTAATTACCTTAATTTTAAtcgttttcttgaaaaaaaaaaaaggggacaTCCATCGAATCTTAAAGCATATTTTGTACGAGAAGTTGAATCAAATGAACTGTGGGTTTATAAGCGCTCGATACTGTGTCGCCATCGAAATAGATTACACTACACTGCAATTTTCCAAGGTTCCCCACATACAAAACACGTGATTTGACATAAGCATATCTTGTGTGATATCTAGAGGAAACAACTTACAGAATGGAATGAATTAAGAAATGACGAGGAAGAAATGACGGGGAAGAGACGTGACAGGAGTAAATATACTATTTTTTGACAATAATACTCGTATTTTCAACGGCAAGTCGACGTACACGGAGTATAGGCAAAAACCCATGTGTGGGCAAAAGAGAGTGAAACTTCTTGGCCAATAGAAGAAGCTTTGTGAACATTTCGTTTGGAAGGAAAAAAACTACAACAATTTGGTCAAACGACACATATTTGTGTGAAATTTTGAAGTCCTGAAAAATGAATTCCTTGTCTAGGATATAAAACAACCCCAATATTTTAGTTTACAAAAAGCGACTCAGCCTCAAATGCAACGGCAAATTATAGGGATTCAAAGTGTGTGGCGAGATGCATCTGCCTGAAAGTAGTACTGATCTTGTGAACTCCTCAAGGCAGAGCACGCCTTCATAACCTCtgtcaacaaaatattttccttcAAACATTTGCTATCATACCATGACAAGTTTTATCACGATGTTACAGAGCAATTGATGCAAGAAATGAACGGATTCGCTGCAACATTTCTGCTTTAACCGTGTCGGGGACAGATGCTGCAAGCAAAAACAACCCATATTCCCTCAGGATCAAAAGCAAAAGAAAAATTCACAATGCCACAATTATTGGGTCTCACAAAAACGAAGAAGCAGCCACATCAGCACACGATCACCTGAAAGATAATCTTTCATGTCCTCAAATCTCAACTGTTTTGGTGTATCATTTGAAGTTTTGAAAGTTGCATATACGAGATGGTTGAAGGCGTCAGAATAGTCAACCAATGACTTTCAAACATAATTTTAGAATCTTTACGGCCAAATTTAAATTACAAagttaatttataatatttaacgGGATGGAGAAGTCATAGTGTGTTTACCAAAAATTTCTTGTGTTTACCAAAAATTTCTAAGTTCTTCATAAAAAAGgggagaaaaatgaaaaaaatccaTTACTGATAAAGTGGAACAGATAATTACGTATGCCGATATTCAAGAGTCAAgaaaaaatatcttatgacgGTAAGACAGCACAGAAACAGAAATCAAAAGAACGGTTTTAGCCAAGGAAATAATTTACTTGTGACAACCAACTATGACATACCCAAATGGATCACGGATTTCAGTTACTATATCATGCATGCGAGATAGAAGATGCAATGCATTATACAGGTGCAAACATCTATGCAAATTTATAGATAATCAGGTAAAAAAGAATAAAGTATATGACTAATATCTGGAGCATACAAAGAGATAAAAGAAAGACATAAGCTAACGCATGGAGGTATTAGCAATTAGCTCAGAGACCCACCTCTTCCTTTTGGGGTTATGGCATTGATAAGGTCATCAACAGTTACATTATTCCTTCCCTTCTTCCTCGCAAATTCCCTTTTTGATCAAATGGTAAAAAGTTTCCCAAGAAATCAATTCATTTGTAGCACAAGATAAGCTTGAAATTTAACAGAGGACAAAATACAGGGTAAAAAACCATCCAATTGATAACAAAATTAACAAGTGTTAACTTAATCACACCACCAACTATTTCCTTCTCATGCCTTTAACAAAAACGACTACTTTTCTACAATTACAGGCAGAAAAGAGAAAGAAACCTGCAAAGAGCTTTCATCTCATCCTTCCAGCCGCACTCGACGAGCCTTTCCCTGAGTAGATCCTTCAGCCGTTCCTTTTCCCCGCTCTCAATCAACTAGATAAAACAATGACTTAAACTGATAAAACCAA comes from Primulina huaijiensis isolate GDHJ02 unplaced genomic scaffold, ASM1229523v2 scaffold207674, whole genome shotgun sequence and encodes:
- the LOC140966685 gene encoding uncharacterized protein isoform X1 → MRASVKRPPTPDAEIEPDREPSLQEIVNMKLIESGEKERLKDLLRERLVECGWKDEMKALCREFARKKGRNNVTVDDLINAITPKGREVMKACSALRSSQDQYYFQADASRHTL
- the LOC140966685 gene encoding transcription and mRNA export factor ENY2-like isoform X2, encoding MRASVKRPPTPDAEIEPDREPSLQEIVNMKLIESGEKERLKDLLRERLVECGWKDEMKALCREFARKKGRNNVTVDDLINAITPKGRASVPDTVKAEMLQRIRSFLASIAL